One Cervus canadensis isolate Bull #8, Minnesota chromosome 13, ASM1932006v1, whole genome shotgun sequence DNA segment encodes these proteins:
- the SNRPE gene encoding small nuclear ribonucleoprotein E, with the protein MAYRGQGQKVQKVMVQPINLIFRYLQNRSRIQVWLYEQVNMRIEGCIIGFDEYMNLVLDDAEEIHSKTKSRKQLGRIMLKGDNITLLQSVSN; encoded by the exons ATGGCGTACCGGGGCCAGGGCCAGAAGGTGCAGAAGGTGATGGTGCAGCCCATC AATCTCATCTTCAGATACTTGCAAAAT AGATCGCGGATTCAGGTGTGGCTTTATGAGCAAGTGAATATGCGGATAGAAGGCTGTATCATT GGTTTCGATGAGTATATGAACCTCGTATTAGATGATGCAGAAGAGATTCATTCTAAAACAAAGTCAAGAAAACAACTGG GTCGGATCATGCTAAAAGGAGATAACATTACTCTGCTCCAAAGTGTCTCCAACTAG